Part of the Catalinimonas alkaloidigena genome is shown below.
TAAACTCTGGCTCTTTTCGTGAGTTTAGTAATTGTATCTATACTATTACTATGAAAAAAAGAATCTGGATTCCTCTACTCATCATTGTAGTCCTGCTTATAGCTTATCTTGTCGGGCCGATGCCTCCCAACCCTACGTATTCAGAAGCATGGCCGGAATTACCATCCTCTTTAACCAACTTGGAAAAGTATATCAAAATCACTGAAGCCAAGCATGCGGTGCGAGAAGATAACCAGGCCAGAATTATTTGGCATAACAATACACCTCAGCTTAGCGAATATAGCTTTGTCTATCTTCATGGTTTTGCGGGTAGCTATCGTGACGGCTATCCACTTAATGTAAGCGTCGCCGATACTTTTAATGCTAATATTTACCTTTCTCGCTGGGCTGGTCACGGCTTAAAACCATCAGTCGCTTTAAAAAGTTTTTCAGCAGAAGCCGCCTGGGAGTCGGCTAAGGAGGCTCTCGCGATAGGGCAGCGTATTGGACGAAAAGTAATCATTATGAGTACTTCTACCGGAGGCACACTGGCACTGAAGCTGGCTTCCACCTATCCCGATTCAGTATTTGCGCTGATCAATATTTCTCCCAATATTCGGGATGATGCCTTCGGAGCATTTCTGTTGAATTCTCCCTGGGGATATGAAATTGCACATTTAGCAGCCTTGGGAGAGCATCGTAAAGTCAGGCATGAAAAAGAAATTGCTGCGCAATATTGGGACACCATATATCCAGCTGAAGCTTTGCTCAATCTTGAGGTATTAGTGACATCAACTATGCATGCGGAGACGTTCAATAAGATTAATTGTCCGATGATTACCTTATACTACTACAAAAACTTTTTGTTAGAAGATGAACATGTAGAAGTAGACCGGTACCCGGAAGTTTATCAGGCGCTTTCTACTCCCGACTCGCTGCTTAGGCTTATTGCACTCGGGGAGCCGGAAACGCACTTTATAGGCAGTGCCATCAAGTCAAAAAACTGGAGGGGTGCCCAGCAGGAAATCATCTTATTTTGTCGCCGAGTTCTAGGTATGCCTGTTTTGGCAGATTCTGCATCACAAGCTTTATAGAAACTGCCGGAGGCAGTTTCCCTGCTTATCAGGCCACTTGCGTATATTATTGTCAATCCGCGGTCAGCAAGTCATCAGGCAAATTATCCATCAGTTCTATGGCTTCTTCCGCTGACATATAAAACTGCTTGATTCTTTCCTTGTACTCCAGAGGAATATCAGTATGGTTTTGAATGAAATTTTTCTTAATCACCAGGTACTCACCCAGATTACAATGAATAGCTTGTACATCAGCAGTCCTTTCGGCTTCTATCATATACTCGCGTGAAGTGAGATAGGACCAGCCAAACTTCATCAGAGCAAAAGCACTTTTATCCTGATAATCCATGATATGGCCGAGTTCGTGGGCCAGCCAGCCAATAATTATATCTTTGGGCAATTTTTCTATCGGAATAGTATGACCTTCCATCTGAAAGTTGCGAGAAATTTTAATAACGTAATCTCTTT
Proteins encoded:
- a CDS encoding alpha/beta hydrolase, producing MKKRIWIPLLIIVVLLIAYLVGPMPPNPTYSEAWPELPSSLTNLEKYIKITEAKHAVREDNQARIIWHNNTPQLSEYSFVYLHGFAGSYRDGYPLNVSVADTFNANIYLSRWAGHGLKPSVALKSFSAEAAWESAKEALAIGQRIGRKVIIMSTSTGGTLALKLASTYPDSVFALINISPNIRDDAFGAFLLNSPWGYEIAHLAALGEHRKVRHEKEIAAQYWDTIYPAEALLNLEVLVTSTMHAETFNKINCPMITLYYYKNFLLEDEHVEVDRYPEVYQALSTPDSLLRLIALGEPETHFIGSAIKSKNWRGAQQEIILFCRRVLGMPVLADSASQAL